A genomic window from Actinomycetota bacterium includes:
- a CDS encoding DUF5682 family protein, with amino-acid sequence MPATFIGVRHHSPACARLVRATVRDLRPAHVLVEGPADMNERMDEVLLDHDLPVAIFTSYREGPRHHASWSPLCAHSPEWIALTEGRAVGAEVRFIDLPAWHPALAARSNRYSDAERRHSDAVERLCAVYAVDNVDTLWDHLFEVDPPSTIMDELVAYFDLVRGDADASAEDTEREAHMAEWVRAAVADAGPRPVVVVTGGFHRPALVARLAGGVPPVPDSWPIVADMPPGALGGSYLVPFSFRRLDAFSGYQSGMPSPRYYQRLWEAGPEAAGEEIVGSVVDRLRGRRQPVSTADLVAARALALGLARLRGHHVPSRADVLDGLVSALVTDALDRPLPWTGRGQLAVGTDPVVVEMVAALAGDVVGRLHPATPHPPLVAAVEADLARYGIPENGRVDLDLSLDVDLGRSRVLHRLRAIGVPGYRRLSGPWPGAHPVLGESWQITRGDEWLSALIEAGSFGATLGQAAASATGDLFDQAGSDPVELAGVLFGAALCGLDELSGQVVARAASLVGTVTDLPGLGALLATALGLWRHDRLLGTAGSPALGALIDAATTRALWLVEGTRGGPAPADEGRLGAVVAVRDATLYAQDVLAISRPAVAATFVRSAAPDRPPDLRGASVGMARVLGPPGDGASLEGASLGGAVRGAALADTFGDFLAGLFAVAREEVLAEGEAGVLGVVDDVITAMSEPDFLAAIAPLRLAFSWFPPRERQAIAERLLERRGLKGSASSLLRLRADAELLVRARLVEARVDDLLVREALLEDGTGTGPVPTGEGTDG; translated from the coding sequence CATCGGCGTGCGCCACCACAGCCCGGCTTGTGCCCGCCTCGTGCGAGCCACGGTCCGGGACCTGCGCCCCGCCCACGTGCTGGTCGAGGGCCCGGCCGACATGAACGAGCGGATGGACGAGGTGCTCCTCGACCACGACCTGCCCGTGGCCATCTTCACCAGCTACCGCGAGGGGCCCCGGCATCACGCCTCGTGGAGCCCGCTGTGCGCCCATTCGCCCGAGTGGATCGCGCTCACCGAGGGCCGGGCGGTGGGTGCCGAGGTCCGGTTCATCGACCTCCCGGCGTGGCACCCCGCCCTGGCGGCGCGCTCCAACCGGTACTCCGACGCCGAACGGCGCCACAGCGACGCCGTCGAGAGGCTGTGTGCCGTCTACGCCGTCGACAACGTCGACACGCTGTGGGACCACCTGTTCGAGGTCGACCCTCCCTCGACCATCATGGACGAACTGGTCGCATACTTCGACCTGGTCCGCGGGGACGCCGACGCATCCGCGGAAGACACCGAGCGCGAGGCCCACATGGCCGAGTGGGTACGGGCGGCCGTGGCTGATGCCGGCCCACGGCCCGTCGTCGTGGTGACCGGCGGGTTCCACCGCCCGGCGCTCGTCGCCCGCCTGGCCGGGGGAGTCCCGCCGGTCCCCGACTCGTGGCCCATCGTCGCGGACATGCCTCCGGGCGCCCTTGGTGGCAGCTACCTCGTGCCCTTCTCGTTCCGGCGGCTGGACGCCTTCTCGGGCTACCAGTCAGGGATGCCGTCGCCCCGCTACTACCAGCGCCTGTGGGAGGCCGGTCCCGAAGCCGCTGGCGAGGAGATAGTCGGCTCGGTGGTCGACCGGCTGCGGGGCCGGCGCCAGCCCGTGTCGACCGCCGACCTGGTCGCCGCCCGTGCCCTCGCTCTGGGCCTGGCTCGCCTCCGCGGCCATCACGTCCCGAGCCGGGCCGACGTCCTCGATGGCCTGGTCAGTGCTCTCGTCACCGACGCTCTCGACCGCCCGCTGCCGTGGACGGGAAGGGGGCAACTGGCGGTCGGGACCGACCCCGTAGTGGTGGAGATGGTGGCAGCGCTGGCCGGTGACGTGGTGGGACGGCTCCATCCGGCGACTCCCCACCCCCCACTGGTGGCCGCCGTGGAGGCTGACCTGGCCCGCTACGGGATCCCCGAGAACGGACGGGTCGACCTCGACCTGAGCCTCGACGTCGACCTGGGGCGTAGCCGCGTGCTGCACCGGCTGCGGGCCATCGGTGTCCCCGGGTACAGGCGCCTGTCGGGCCCGTGGCCCGGAGCTCACCCGGTGCTGGGCGAGAGCTGGCAGATCACCCGTGGCGACGAGTGGCTCTCCGCTCTGATCGAGGCCGGGTCGTTCGGGGCGACGCTCGGCCAGGCGGCGGCGTCCGCCACCGGCGACCTCTTCGACCAGGCCGGCAGCGACCCCGTCGAGCTGGCTGGCGTGCTCTTCGGTGCCGCTTTGTGCGGCCTGGACGAGCTCTCGGGACAGGTCGTGGCCCGGGCCGCATCCCTGGTCGGGACGGTCACCGACCTGCCTGGGCTGGGGGCCCTGCTGGCCACCGCCCTGGGCTTGTGGCGCCACGACCGCCTCCTCGGCACGGCCGGGAGCCCGGCCCTGGGCGCCTTGATCGACGCGGCCACCACCCGTGCCCTGTGGCTGGTCGAAGGAACCAGGGGAGGTCCGGCTCCCGCTGACGAGGGCCGCCTGGGTGCCGTGGTCGCAGTGCGCGACGCCACCCTCTACGCCCAGGACGTGCTGGCGATCTCCCGGCCGGCGGTGGCCGCCACCTTCGTCCGGTCAGCAGCCCCCGACCGGCCTCCCGACCTGCGGGGCGCGTCAGTGGGCATGGCGAGGGTGCTGGGCCCCCCCGGGGACGGCGCGTCCCTCGAAGGCGCCTCCCTCGGGGGGGCCGTCCGGGGAGCGGCCCTGGCCGACACCTTTGGGGACTTCCTGGCCGGCTTGTTCGCCGTCGCCCGTGAGGAGGTGCTGGCCGAGGGCGAAGCGGGTGTGTTGGGTGTCGTCGACGACGTCATCACGGCCATGTCCGAGCCCGATTTCCTGGCGGCTATCGCCCCGCTCCGCCTGGCCTTTTCGTGGTTCCCGCCCCGCGAGCGCCAGGCCATCGCCGAGAGGCTGCTGGAGCGGCGGGGCCTCAAGGGCTCGGCTTCGTCGCTCCTGCGGTTGCGGGCTGACGCCGAGCTGTTGGTGCGAGCCCGCTTGGTCGAGGCCAGGGTCGACGACCTCCTGGTCCGCGAGGCCCTGTTGGAGGACGGCACCGGGACCGGCCCCGTTCCCACCGGCGAGGGCACTGATGGCTGA